The genomic interval CGCAGGCCCGCGAAGTGATCCGGCGACTCGGAATGCCAAGATGGTTCCATGACTCGACTCCGTGAGGAGTTACCAGCCCGCTCGTAACCGAAGTGCGGCGGGTTGCATAAGAGCCGGTCGGCCCTTATGATTTACCAAGTTGATGCTTGGATAATAGACGGGGTCGCAAATATGTCAAGCGACGACTTGGAAAACTCGCCGCGTTCGGCCGCGGACCGCTTCCTGTTACTACTGAAGACCCGTGGGCCGCAAACCGCGGCCGACCTGGGGACCGCCGCCGGCGTCACCGGGGAGGCTGCCCGGCAGCAACTCGTCCGGCTCGCGGCTTCCGGCCTCGTCGTGGCGGCGGCGGAGCCCCGCGGCGTCGGCCGGCCGACCCAGGTGTGGACGTTGACCGCTGCCGGGAACGCCCGATTCCCGGACGCGCACGCCGAACTCACCGCCCACCTCATCCAGACGATCCGGACGCAATTGGGCGAAGACGTACTCGACCGATTGATCGACGCGCGGGCGGCCGAGTCGAAGGCGGCTTACGCGGCGGCGCTGGACGGGTCGGCCGACCTAGGCGAGAAGGTGGCCCGGCTCGCCCAGGCGCGGACGCGCGAAGGGTACATGGCGGAGTCTCAGGCGGAGGGGCGGGGTTATCTCCTGGTCGAGAATCACTGCCCGATTTGCGTGGCCGCGACGGCCTGCCAGGGGTTCTGCCGGGCCGAACTCGACACGTTCCGCGAAGTGCTGGGGCAGGACGCGGCCGTCGAGCGGACCGAACACATTGTTCAAGGGGATCGGCGCT from Fimbriiglobus ruber carries:
- a CDS encoding helix-turn-helix transcriptional regulator, which gives rise to MSSDDLENSPRSAADRFLLLLKTRGPQTAADLGTAAGVTGEAARQQLVRLAASGLVVAAAEPRGVGRPTQVWTLTAAGNARFPDAHAELTAHLIQTIRTQLGEDVLDRLIDARAAESKAAYAAALDGSADLGEKVARLAQARTREGYMAESQAEGRGYLLVENHCPICVAATACQGFCRAELDTFREVLGQDAAVERTEHIVQGDRRCAYRISLNTRSESEPRRRKSRDEKPS